GAGTCTTATGTTTCAGGGTCAGGGAGATCGTCGACTCGAACCCAAGACATGTCGGTTAAGATTGATGGAACCTCAGCATTAATAAGCCTGCGATATCAATTTGGTCCCTCGCAAGGTGTTGATAGATGCCGCTGAGCAAAGGAGACTTCATCCTGATCAACTTAACCTCGAAGATAAAGGAGAGCGGTGAAGTCATAGAGACAACTATGGAGGATGTCGCCAAAGAATCGAACATCTACAATTCCGAAAACATCTATGAACCACGATTCATCATTGTCGGTGAGAGATGGGTCCCCGAAGGCCTCGACGAGGCCTTGCTGAGCCTCGAATCAGATAAGGAGGTGACTGTGGAGGTTCCGCCGGGGAAGGGTTACGGTGAACGTGATCCATCAAAGATCAGGCTGATACCTCTGAGAAGATTCAGAGGTGAGAATCTCACACCGGTCCCCGGCTCAAGGCTTGAGATAGATGGTAGACAAGCCGTGGTCAGGTCTGTGGGCGCCGGAAGGGTTCAGGTGGACTTCAACCACCCACTAGCGGGCAAGACAATACTCTACAATGTCAAACTCGTGAAGAAACTGGAGGAGCCTGAAGAGAAGCTCAAGGCGCTGATTCATAGAAGACTCCCAACCACACCCATCGACAAATTGAAAATAACAATAGATCAGAATGAATGTCGTATAGAGATTCCGAGGGAAACTTTCTTCGTTGAAGGTTTGCAGTTGGCGAAGAGGGAGATTGCTGCAGATATATACAGGTTCATGCCCAACATCTCCAAGGTTGAGTTCGTCGAGTCTTACCCTAAGCCTGAGGGCACCTCTGCAGAGAGACAAGTAGAAGCAACCCCTCAGAGGGACATGACAGAGAATCCTTGACTTCGACGACCCTACATCTATCCCCATCAACCAAACCTTTAGGATAACATTTATCCCAATGCTCACAGGTTGGATTTGAGCATTTGGAACTGGTGTAGGTTATTATGGCGTCGATTATTGCCAGTCTTGGCTGGATGGCAACCTCGACATGAGGCTCCTCAACCTCTACGAGAACTGCGGGTCCAGCATGTAAGATGCATGGGAACCTCTTCCCCGAAACCTTCCTGACCTCATAGACCCTCCCAGACTCAAGGTTTCCCATACATACATTTCTAACATCACACTCGACGCATAGGCCTTCAATATTCTCGTAGAGGAATCTGTATCCTATCCTCGCCTGACCTTCACCTAGAAGAGTAACCTTCAGACCCATTTGAATCTAGGAACCGCCCTGAAGAAATTGCTGATTATCGTCATACAGATTTAAATCTTTACCATCCTACATCTTTCATGTCAGGCTTCGAAAGCTTTTTTAAGTCGTTGAGATCCTTCAGTAACAAGTCGCCAAAGATTCTTGTGCGAACATATTATCAACCCTGCAAGCTTATCGAGGCCATGCAGATATGTATCCGAAACCAGCCGACCTCAACAGAAAGATCTTGGAAGGAACGACTACGATAGGTGTTGTATGTAAGGATGGGGTGGTCCTTGCAACAGATACCAGGGCAACGATGGGTTTCTTCATAGCCCATAAGAAAGCAAAAAAAGTGTATCCTATAGCTAATCATCTTGCGATGACCATCGCTGGAGGTGTAGCTGACGCACAGGCGATGGTTGACATACTCAAAGCCAACGCTGAACTCTACATGTTACAGAACGGTTTCGTTATGCCCGTGAAGGCAGCCGCAAGGCTCGTCGCCAACATCCTCTTCTCATCGAGACTCATGCCCTTCATACTTCAAGCATTGATCGGGGGGGTTGACTCGACCGGCCCGAGAATATTCGCTCTAGACCCTCTGGGGAGCGTCGTAGAGGAGACCTGTGTCTCGACAGGATCAGGCTCGCCCATAGCGTACGGTGTGCTCGAAGCCCAGTTCAAAGAAGGAATGCTTGTTAAAGAGAGTATTCCGATAGTTTTGAAGGCCATAACCTCAGCTATGAAGAGGGATGCGGCGAGTGGTGATAGCTTCGACGTGGCAATAGTCACAAGTGAAGGTTACAGGGAACTCAATGATGAAGAGAAGAGGGCCTTGACGCCTTAACCCTCTGGAACCAATCATATGCAAGTCAATCCTTAGCAAGGAGAGGTTTAGATGCCTAGAAACTCAAGCAGTGTACACTCGAGAATAATGAGTGTGATACTGGAGAATATGCCTAAGGAGGCTGAGGTTACAAGGATAGAGTTTGAAGGACCCAGACTCGCAATATATGTAAGGAATGTGAATCTTCTCCTGGAGCAGAGCCACGTCATAACAGATATTGTGAATCTTCTTCACAAGCGCATAGTCGTCAGGTCAGACGCGTCGGTAAGGATGCCTGAGAATGACGCTGAGGAAGTTATAAGGAAGCTTATACCTGCAGAGGCAGAGATCACCTCGACAAACTTCGACCCCAGCCTCGGCGAAGTCATAATAGAGGCTAAGAAACCAGGCTTGGTCATTGGGAAAGACGGCTTGACACTGCAGGAGATTATAAAGTCAACAGGCTGGAGACCGAGAATCTTGAGGGCCCCCCCAATACCTTCAAAGATAATCGCCACGATGAGGCACATGACCTATACTGAGAGCGGCGAGAGGAGCAGAATCTTGAGGGATGTTGGGGAGAGGATATTCAGGCCGACAATCAACAGGGCAAGCAGCGTCATCTTGAGTCCTCTCGGTCGGGCGGAGGAGGTCGGTAGATCATGTATACTCGTTGAGGCGAATGAGAGCACCGTCCTACTCGACTGTGGAATAAACCCGGGATCCCATGAGCCTAACAGGGCCTACCCTAGACTCAACATAGACCAGTTCGACATCGAGAAGTTGGATGCGGTGATAATATCTCACGCCCACCTCGACCATTGCGGGCTTGTCCCCTTCCTGTACAAGTATGGATATGACGGGCCTGTATACTGTTCGGAGCCTACGGCTGTTCTCATGACCCTGCTCCAACTTGATTATCTTGATGTCATAAGTAGGGAGGGTGGGTATGCTCCCTTCGACCAGAAGAACGTCAGAGAAGTCGTCATGCACACTATCCCATTGAAGTATGGTGTCGTCACAGACGTCGCGCCAGATATGAAGTTGACCCTACATAATGCAGGCCACATCCTAGGATCCTCCATAGTACATCTACATATAGGTGAAGGCCTACACAACATAGTCTATACGAGCGACTTCAAGTTCGGTAAGACGATGCTTCTCGAACCTGCATCCTCAATATTTCCACGTGTCGAGACCCTAATAACAGAGTCGACATATGGAGGTCAAGGAGACATAATGCCCAACAGGACCGTTGTGGAGTCTAAACTCGCATCCACGGTCAATGAGACCTTCAAGAGGGGTGGGAAAGTCTTGATACCTATGCCTGCTGTCGGTAGGGCTCAGGAGATAATGATGATACTCGACAACCACATGAAGAGCGGCGGCTTGATGGAGGCACCTATATACATAGATGGGATGATATCTGAGGCGACGGCGATCCACACCGCCTATCCAGAATACTTGTCTAAGGAGATCAGAGACATGATCCTCCACCAAGACCTCAATCCTTTCAAGTCAGACTACTTCGTGAACGTAACCCACCCGAGTGAACGTGAAGGGATAGTGAACGGAGGCCCCTCAGTGATTCTCGCAACCTCAGGGATGCTTGAGGGCGGCCCAGCCGTG
This region of Candidatus Bathyarchaeota archaeon genomic DNA includes:
- a CDS encoding beta-CASP ribonuclease aCPSF1 produces the protein MPRNSSSVHSRIMSVILENMPKEAEVTRIEFEGPRLAIYVRNVNLLLEQSHVITDIVNLLHKRIVVRSDASVRMPENDAEEVIRKLIPAEAEITSTNFDPSLGEVIIEAKKPGLVIGKDGLTLQEIIKSTGWRPRILRAPPIPSKIIATMRHMTYTESGERSRILRDVGERIFRPTINRASSVILSPLGRAEEVGRSCILVEANESTVLLDCGINPGSHEPNRAYPRLNIDQFDIEKLDAVIISHAHLDHCGLVPFLYKYGYDGPVYCSEPTAVLMTLLQLDYLDVISREGGYAPFDQKNVREVVMHTIPLKYGVVTDVAPDMKLTLHNAGHILGSSIVHLHIGEGLHNIVYTSDFKFGKTMLLEPASSIFPRVETLITESTYGGQGDIMPNRTVVESKLASTVNETFKRGGKVLIPMPAVGRAQEIMMILDNHMKSGGLMEAPIYIDGMISEATAIHTAYPEYLSKEIRDMILHQDLNPFKSDYFVNVTHPSEREGIVNGGPSVILATSGMLEGGPAVEYLRLMGPDERNTLIFVSYQIDGTLGSRIRNGVREITLIGPTGKIEAVKINMAVESFEGFSGHSDRNQILEFLRRISAKPSKVIVNHGEYKKCENMAATISSIFKVKSIVPDNLETLRLK
- the psmB gene encoding archaeal proteasome endopeptidase complex subunit beta — protein: MYPKPADLNRKILEGTTTIGVVCKDGVVLATDTRATMGFFIAHKKAKKVYPIANHLAMTIAGGVADAQAMVDILKANAELYMLQNGFVMPVKAAARLVANILFSSRLMPFILQALIGGVDSTGPRIFALDPLGSVVEETCVSTGSGSPIAYGVLEAQFKEGMLVKESIPIVLKAITSAMKRDAASGDSFDVAIVTSEGYRELNDEEKRALTP
- a CDS encoding peptidylprolyl isomerase — translated: MPLSKGDFILINLTSKIKESGEVIETTMEDVAKESNIYNSENIYEPRFIIVGERWVPEGLDEALLSLESDKEVTVEVPPGKGYGERDPSKIRLIPLRRFRGENLTPVPGSRLEIDGRQAVVRSVGAGRVQVDFNHPLAGKTILYNVKLVKKLEEPEEKLKALIHRRLPTTPIDKLKITIDQNECRIEIPRETFFVEGLQLAKREIAADIYRFMPNISKVEFVESYPKPEGTSAERQVEATPQRDMTENP
- a CDS encoding UPF0179 family protein, encoding MGLKVTLLGEGQARIGYRFLYENIEGLCVECDVRNVCMGNLESGRVYEVRKVSGKRFPCILHAGPAVLVEVEEPHVEVAIQPRLAIIDAIITYTSSKCSNPTCEHWDKCYPKGLVDGDRCRVVEVKDSLSCPSEGLLLLVSLQRCPQA